From Methanocella paludicola SANAE, a single genomic window includes:
- a CDS encoding class I SAM-dependent methyltransferase yields MKPADRDILKNYYGDKLKTYGHDTRSLGWIPGARDVRFGALTAIGDLQGCSVLDVGCGFGDLYGYLCRRGINVDYTGIDINPDFIRIAREAYPDARFMVADFEEDDIGGDFDWAFAAGIFTIKISDNRRFIKNTLNKMFKVCNRGLAADFLSPSALGNDAYWQCPPEDVLKFCRSLSKRAVLRADYMSTEYCIYLYKDDMADERNVFESNEKM; encoded by the coding sequence TTGAAGCCGGCGGATAGGGATATTCTTAAAAATTATTATGGCGATAAGCTGAAGACCTACGGCCACGATACCCGGAGCCTGGGCTGGATACCCGGAGCCAGGGACGTGAGGTTCGGCGCGCTGACGGCCATCGGCGACCTGCAGGGCTGCTCCGTCCTGGACGTGGGCTGCGGCTTCGGCGACCTGTACGGATACCTTTGCCGCCGGGGCATAAATGTCGATTACACGGGCATTGATATCAACCCTGACTTTATCCGGATCGCCCGGGAGGCCTACCCTGATGCCCGGTTCATGGTCGCCGACTTCGAGGAGGATGACATCGGCGGCGATTTCGACTGGGCTTTTGCTGCCGGGATATTCACTATAAAGATATCCGATAACCGCCGGTTCATTAAGAACACGTTAAATAAGATGTTCAAAGTCTGCAATAGGGGGCTGGCTGCCGATTTCCTGAGCCCCTCCGCGCTTGGTAACGATGCCTACTGGCAATGCCCGCCCGAAGATGTTCTGAAGTTCTGCCGCAGCCTCTCGAAAAGGGCCGTACTGCGAGCAGACTACATGTCCACCGAGTATTGCATATACCTCTACAAGGACGATATGGCCGACGAGAGGAACGTCTTCGAAAGTAATGAAAAAATGTAG